The following proteins are encoded in a genomic region of Natrarchaeobius halalkaliphilus:
- the rnhB gene encoding ribonuclease HII — MPFGVDEAGKGPALGSMFAAAVSLEDPEYLPEGIADSKRLTPERREELAATLRDDDRIAVGVAEITPARIDHPETDMNSLAVDAHAGAIDDAFTDCDLDPSEDSSIGGLCDACDTDADRFARRVTEACSSETDRRLDLEARHGADEDSPIVGAASVIAKVERDAHVDAIAAEHGDVGSGYPSDPTTREFLETYVDDHGDLPPFARESWSTCADVLAAAEQTGLEQF; from the coding sequence ATGCCATTCGGCGTCGACGAGGCCGGAAAGGGACCCGCCCTGGGATCGATGTTCGCCGCGGCCGTCTCCCTCGAGGATCCCGAGTACCTTCCGGAGGGAATCGCTGACTCGAAGCGACTGACGCCGGAACGACGGGAGGAACTCGCCGCGACGCTGCGCGACGACGACCGGATCGCCGTCGGCGTCGCTGAGATCACGCCGGCGCGGATCGATCACCCGGAGACCGACATGAACTCGCTGGCCGTCGACGCCCACGCCGGGGCGATCGACGACGCGTTCACCGACTGTGACCTCGACCCGTCGGAGGACTCTTCGATCGGCGGCCTCTGTGACGCCTGTGATACCGACGCGGATCGGTTCGCCCGCCGAGTGACCGAGGCGTGTTCGTCCGAGACCGACCGTCGGCTGGATCTCGAGGCGCGCCACGGCGCGGACGAGGATTCTCCGATCGTCGGTGCGGCGAGCGTGATCGCGAAGGTCGAACGCGACGCCCACGTCGACGCCATCGCCGCGGAGCACGGCGACGTCGGTAGCGGCTATCCGAGCGATCCGACGACTCGAGAGTTCCTCGAGACCTACGTCGACGATCACGGCGACCTCCCGCCGTTCGCGCGCGAGTCGTGGTCGACGTGTGCCGACGTGCTCGCGGCCGCAGAGCAGACCGGGCTCGAGCAGTTCTGA
- a CDS encoding sodium:calcium antiporter, which yields MLEVLTLLGLAVVATAVVWKGSAWLEEATNDLAAGYGVPSIVQGAVIAAVGSSMPELASVLLATLRHGEFELGVGAIVGSAVFNLLVIPGIAVLVGGRMDTNRDLVYKESLFYMLAVAALLLTFSLAVIYYPVEGDVLQGTVTRPLALFPLALYALYLFTQYLDATGSGVEPADVSRLGAWSWFAFGLVLIVVGVEGLVLAAIGLGEAFSTPAFLWGMIVVAAGSSVPDAFVSVAAARKGRASVSLANVLGSNTFDLLVAIPAGVLVAGSLSVSFTHVVPMMAFLILATVVFFAIVRTDMLLSKREAWTLLALYGVFVCWLVLESVGATNVVPS from the coding sequence GTGCTCGAGGTCCTGACGCTGCTCGGATTGGCCGTCGTGGCGACGGCGGTCGTGTGGAAAGGCAGCGCGTGGCTCGAAGAAGCGACCAACGATCTCGCGGCGGGCTACGGGGTGCCGTCGATCGTTCAGGGGGCGGTCATCGCGGCCGTGGGCTCGAGTATGCCCGAGTTGGCGAGCGTGCTCCTCGCGACGTTGCGCCACGGCGAGTTCGAACTCGGCGTCGGGGCCATCGTCGGCTCGGCGGTGTTCAACCTCCTCGTCATCCCCGGAATCGCGGTACTCGTCGGCGGGCGGATGGACACCAATCGCGACCTCGTCTACAAGGAGTCGCTGTTCTACATGCTCGCGGTCGCTGCGCTCCTGTTGACGTTCTCGCTCGCAGTTATCTACTACCCAGTCGAGGGCGATGTTCTCCAGGGGACGGTGACCCGACCGCTCGCGCTATTCCCGCTCGCGCTGTACGCGCTCTATCTTTTCACACAGTATCTGGACGCGACCGGTTCCGGCGTAGAACCAGCCGACGTGTCGCGTCTCGGAGCCTGGAGCTGGTTCGCTTTCGGACTCGTACTCATCGTCGTCGGCGTCGAAGGGCTTGTTCTGGCCGCGATCGGACTCGGGGAGGCGTTCTCGACGCCCGCATTTCTCTGGGGGATGATCGTCGTCGCCGCCGGTTCGAGCGTTCCGGACGCTTTCGTCAGCGTCGCCGCCGCTCGGAAAGGGCGGGCAAGCGTGAGTCTGGCGAACGTCCTCGGGAGCAATACATTCGATCTCCTGGTTGCGATCCCGGCCGGCGTCCTCGTCGCGGGCTCGCTTTCGGTCTCGTTTACGCACGTCGTCCCCATGATGGCCTTTCTGATCCTTGCGACCGTCGTCTTCTTCGCCATCGTCCGAACGGACATGCTACTCTCGAAGCGTGAGGCCTGGACGCTACTCGCGCTGTACGGCGTCTTCGTGTGCTGGCTGGTACTCGAGAGCGTCGGTGCGACGAACGTCGTTCCGTCCTGA
- a CDS encoding preprotein translocase subunit SecD, with protein MSPVSFLKEHWRIVLLVAFISVALVALFVPGGIVADDSLAGENESVDDNPTNIEYGLGLDGGTRVSAPPTGMTADNLDIEHDEQRQVASALYEYDYENTDLETRDATVRFHEEENRFTAEIFTDEVTPAEFAAALESADVGLEVSEDDIEEGVTQQTRDEIIQTIELRINEAGLDGGSAYQEATLGGQYYIVTEVPGMTPDELRDLLSDRGDVRIVAYYPDEDGNQTNETVLQGEGIADSGVASYNDERGYHYVPITVDGTEDEDENSPASEYQAAMNEHGFTGEGQGRCHIQDREADEFDFDPDDPQWCLLTVVDDEVIDAHSMGDGLADNMRTGTWENDPTFEMIVPSQQDAHFLAVNLQSGALTAPLDFERDQTFTLQPALADQFKLYSLLIGGLAVLTVCGMIFLRYRDPRVAAPMFLTAMAEVLILLGFAAAIRMPLDLSHVAGFIAVVGTGVDDLVIIADEVMDEGDVNSRRVFESRFRKAFWIIGAAAATTIIALSPLAVLSLGDLRGFAIITILGVLIGVLITRPAYGDILQRLLTDK; from the coding sequence ATGAGTCCCGTCTCGTTCCTCAAAGAACACTGGCGGATCGTCCTGCTCGTGGCGTTCATCAGCGTCGCACTCGTCGCGCTGTTCGTTCCCGGCGGGATAGTCGCTGACGACTCGCTAGCCGGCGAAAACGAGAGCGTCGACGACAACCCCACGAACATCGAGTACGGCCTCGGGCTCGACGGCGGAACCCGGGTGAGCGCACCGCCGACCGGAATGACCGCCGACAACCTCGACATCGAACACGACGAGCAACGGCAGGTCGCTTCGGCACTGTACGAGTACGACTACGAGAACACCGATCTCGAGACCAGGGACGCCACCGTCAGGTTCCACGAGGAAGAAAACCGCTTCACTGCGGAGATTTTCACCGACGAGGTGACACCCGCCGAGTTCGCGGCGGCCCTCGAGTCCGCGGACGTCGGCCTCGAGGTTTCCGAGGACGACATCGAGGAGGGCGTCACCCAGCAGACCCGCGACGAGATCATCCAGACGATCGAGTTGCGTATCAACGAGGCCGGTCTGGACGGCGGGTCCGCCTATCAGGAGGCGACGCTCGGCGGCCAGTACTACATCGTCACCGAAGTGCCGGGGATGACTCCGGATGAGCTCCGAGATCTGTTGAGCGATCGTGGCGACGTTCGAATCGTCGCGTACTATCCCGACGAGGACGGAAACCAGACGAACGAGACCGTTCTGCAGGGCGAAGGAATTGCCGACTCCGGCGTGGCGTCGTACAACGACGAGCGCGGATACCACTACGTTCCGATCACGGTCGACGGGACGGAAGACGAGGACGAGAACAGTCCCGCTTCCGAATACCAGGCGGCCATGAACGAGCATGGATTTACCGGCGAAGGGCAGGGACGATGTCACATTCAGGATCGCGAAGCCGACGAGTTCGACTTCGATCCCGACGATCCCCAGTGGTGTCTGCTCACGGTCGTCGACGACGAGGTCATAGACGCTCACAGCATGGGCGACGGTCTCGCTGACAACATGCGAACCGGAACGTGGGAGAACGATCCGACCTTCGAAATGATCGTTCCGTCCCAGCAGGACGCACACTTCCTTGCGGTCAACCTGCAATCCGGTGCGCTGACCGCGCCACTCGACTTCGAGCGCGATCAGACGTTCACGCTCCAGCCCGCCCTCGCCGATCAGTTCAAGCTCTACTCGCTGCTCATCGGCGGCCTCGCGGTGTTGACCGTCTGCGGGATGATCTTCTTGCGCTACCGTGATCCGCGCGTCGCCGCGCCGATGTTCCTCACCGCGATGGCCGAGGTGCTCATCCTGCTCGGGTTCGCCGCCGCGATACGCATGCCGCTCGATCTCTCGCACGTCGCCGGGTTCATCGCCGTCGTCGGGACGGGGGTTGACGACCTCGTCATCATCGCTGACGAGGTGATGGACGAAGGTGACGTCAACTCGAGGCGGGTGTTCGAATCTCGCTTCCGGAAGGCGTTCTGGATCATCGGGGCCGCCGCGGCGACGACGATCATCGCGCTGTCGCCGCTTGCGGTGTTGAGCCTCGGAGACCTCCGCGGGTTCGCGATCATCACGATCCTCGGGGTGCTCATCGGAGTGCTCATCACCCGGCCGGCCTACGGTGATATCCTTCAGCGTCTGCTGACGGACAAGTAA
- a CDS encoding tRNA pseudouridine(54/55) synthase Pus10 — protein MITEDVRALLATGAVCDSCLGRPFAERSFGLTNAERGRALRTTVALADDDDFEPDTPGDCWVCEGYCGTFDAIADAVVDALEGVAFATYQVGSQVPPLVEENERLLRDDADLKPDVGESIKREVNREVGRRIGARTGTEVDFDRPDVLAVVDLEGFDPFETLESNRVTSHAVDVQVNPAFVYGRYRKLERDIPQTEWPCRECGGSGVQLGDDGEEPCDYCGGSGYMYETSVEQVVRPHVVEAMDGDEGTFHGAGREDVDARMLEGGRPFVLEVKRPRIRDPDPADLEREINAAAEGAVEVDGLRLATYEMVERVKEHDASKQYRADVVFENPVDRDAFEAVLEELSGTTVEQYTPQRVDHRRANLTRERIVYEIGGELLEPTRAEVRIHGAGGLYVKELISSDDGRTDPSLAGLLETGAEVTALDVTGVDGEDEPFELEEYFRDEPRAT, from the coding sequence ATGATCACGGAAGACGTTCGCGCGCTGTTGGCGACGGGGGCCGTCTGTGACTCCTGTCTCGGTCGTCCGTTCGCTGAACGGAGCTTTGGACTGACGAACGCCGAACGCGGTCGGGCGCTTCGAACCACGGTCGCACTGGCCGACGACGACGATTTCGAACCGGACACCCCTGGCGATTGCTGGGTCTGCGAAGGATACTGCGGAACGTTCGATGCGATCGCTGATGCCGTCGTCGACGCGCTCGAGGGAGTGGCGTTCGCGACCTACCAGGTCGGCTCGCAGGTTCCGCCGCTGGTCGAAGAGAACGAGCGGCTCCTTCGCGATGACGCCGACCTCAAGCCAGACGTCGGTGAGTCGATAAAACGCGAGGTGAACCGGGAAGTCGGTCGACGGATCGGCGCACGAACCGGGACCGAGGTCGATTTCGATCGACCGGACGTCCTCGCCGTCGTCGATCTCGAGGGGTTCGACCCGTTCGAAACGCTCGAGTCGAACCGAGTCACGAGTCACGCGGTCGACGTCCAGGTCAACCCGGCGTTCGTCTACGGCCGGTATCGAAAACTCGAACGCGACATTCCCCAGACCGAGTGGCCCTGTCGGGAGTGTGGTGGCAGCGGCGTCCAGCTTGGCGACGACGGCGAAGAGCCCTGTGACTACTGCGGCGGCTCGGGCTACATGTACGAGACGAGCGTCGAGCAAGTCGTCAGACCCCACGTCGTCGAGGCGATGGACGGCGACGAGGGGACGTTCCACGGCGCTGGTCGGGAGGACGTCGACGCTCGAATGCTCGAGGGAGGGCGACCGTTCGTCCTCGAAGTGAAACGACCGCGGATCCGCGATCCGGACCCGGCCGACCTCGAACGCGAGATCAACGCTGCGGCCGAGGGGGCGGTCGAAGTCGACGGGCTCCGGCTCGCGACCTACGAGATGGTCGAGCGCGTCAAAGAACACGACGCGAGCAAACAGTACCGCGCCGACGTCGTCTTCGAGAACCCCGTCGACCGCGACGCGTTCGAGGCCGTACTCGAGGAGCTCTCGGGAACGACGGTCGAGCAGTACACGCCCCAGCGCGTCGACCACCGGCGGGCGAACCTCACGCGCGAGCGAATCGTCTACGAGATCGGCGGTGAACTGCTCGAGCCGACGCGTGCGGAGGTCAGAATTCACGGCGCAGGCGGCCTCTACGTCAAAGAACTCATCAGTAGCGACGACGGTCGTACGGATCCGAGCCTCGCCGGGTTACTCGAGACCGGCGCGGAGGTGACCGCACTCGACGTCACCGGCGTCGACGGAGAAGACGAACCCTTCGAACTCGAGGAGTACTTCCGGGACGAACCGCGCGCGACGTGA